From the genome of Nicotiana sylvestris chromosome 1, ASM39365v2, whole genome shotgun sequence:
GTAGTTGTTCTTCTTCCTTTAGCAACCTTGAAAGTGGGAGGAAAGTCATGGTGCTTGTAGCATTTATCAATTGAGTGCCCAGGTTTCTTACAATATTTACAAAAAGTATTAGCCTTAGATTGATCAAAGTTCACCCTCTGATTGAATTGTCTTTGGTGTCCCTGAAACTGGATGTTGAGTTAAGGCTGAATATGTTTGTTTACACCAGAATTGACATTAAAGGAGGCTGACTCAGAGACAAATGGAAAAGTTAGATTAATTTGCCTATGTTTTTGTCTTGGAGAAGAATATTGTATATATTATCCAGAGATGGTAATGGTTGCCTCATTAGCAAATTGCTTCTAACACCCACATGCACCTCATTCAGACCCATAAGAAATTGATGGACTTTGTCCTATTCTTTCTCCTTCTGAAGACCTCTTTAGCTGCACAAATGCAGGAGTTTGCATGGTTGCTGCACATTAACCCCCCCCCCAGTTCATTCCATATCTTCTTAAGTTTGTTAAAATACGAGGCAATGTCTAGAGAACCTTGGTAAGTAGAAGCAAGTTCTCTCTTTAACTCAAACACTTTAGTCCCATTTGCACTCCCATATCTACTATTTAACTGTTTCCAAATACTTTCAGCTGTTTCAAAATATTGGACAGTTTCAGTTATATCAAGAGATAAGGAACTAGTCAGCCACGATATAACCATGTTATTACATCTATTCCATTGCTTATACTCAGGTGAATTTGCATCAGGTTTGACACATGACCCATCAATAAACCCTATCTTATTTCTAGCAGACAGGGATACTATCATACTACGTCTCTAACCTCCAAATCCAGTCCCTGAAAAAGGGACAGATACCAGAGACACTCCGGGAATATCAGACGAAAGAAGGAATAGAGGGGAGGAAGGGTCAGAAGTATACTTAGAAGATCCACCAATACTGGTAGATGAATTAGTAGTACCAGTCATGATAACAAAGCACAGTGTAGTCACACAGCGATTCAAGTAAGAAACTTTAACCCAGCAAATAATTGTCAATAATTATTAATAACCACAAGATACGAACTAACAATTTGTATGTAACAATACGGATAAGAGATAGAAATACCAGCCTTCTTCGCGACTTGAAGAAGTAAAGGACTGGATATGCAGTTAATATCTTCGATGAAGCTCCGAACAGTTTCGAAAAAGAACCCTAGACCGAACGACTAGAGAAGAACTTCgacaaacacaaaaaaaaaacctagATCAAACGACTGGAGAAGAACTTCGACGAACACCAGAAATTCAGGAGTAAACCAGCATTGTAGCACTGTCAATGGCGAGAAAATATAGACGAATCCAAAAAAAATGCATCCTTGACCGAAATCAGCAGCGAAAAAAACACAAAGCTTCAGCAAAAATGGAAACTTGACGAAATCGAATGGGGATAACACCGCTCGATGGAAGAAGATGAGGACAAACGGATTCATCGCTCTGATACGATGTTAACAATGAAAGAATCGAACAAATTGAAGGTCTGTTAATGGAGGATTAGGGTTCTAGAACTCTCCTGTTAGAGAACGACATAATCGATGGACTGAAATGAACGAGCTGCTCAATATAGCCGGGCCCTCCTGTATTTATAGTAACCCGATAACCCGATTTAAGTCTTACAAAAATAGGTACAAAATTAATATTAGCTAACTATTACAAAGAGCTACTAATGTTAAATGTTATCAAGAGATAAATAATTGGGTCATGTCTATGCCTTTTGTTTTAGGCCGGATGTTAAATATTCTGAAAGCCCAACAAGTTGTCTGAAATTATAGTATATAGTCACATTTAAGAAATACTAAAGTTTGTAACATTCTTTTCTTGATAAGAAATGTGTAAAATATAGTATAAAACTCGTCAAGCATACATGTAAAAACCGAACATTACGAGAAGCACTTTAGGCATCAAAGTATTAAAGATAGAGGAGGCATTTATGGAACTGAAATTTTGATGGGCTCAAAAAATAATTCGGAATTGCGATTTTCAATCATAGAATTTTGAATTCCATGCCCATCTCCATACTGGTAAATGCTCTGTCCCGTTCTTGCAATATTTACCCCACATCTAATGAATGCTTCAGAAAATATTGAATTTTCCCGTTGAGCCGTGTTGATCAGTTTCCATGTTTCATTTATCAAAGAACTGATGTGTTTTCTTGCATCTTCTTCGGAAACACCCTTCTCATTCATGTAACATTGAATTGACTTGGCAACATCACCTCTTTTCATTTCATCCTGAAGTAACAGGAAATATACACTATATATAATATACTACGTATAATATTTTGAAGCCCAGTGAATTTGAGCTTTGCGTTGAATTCTAATTACTTTGATCTCAAATGGAAAGAGTTTAACTCAGTGtattaaaaatttatatataaaaatacacTAATAGGTTGTTTAAAAAATAAATGCACATAATTGCTAATATTAAGTTGGTTGCTTTGAAAAATAAGGGAAATTTGCTAATAACAAGTAAAATTACACTGACCTATAATCGACGAATTCTTTATGTCTATATAAATTAGAATCTAAAGAAATTTAAGTTTTATTTCAAAGGAGCCAAGGAGGAACTTGACCCTGTATATTTTATTAGACGTAATTTCATTGCACTTGTTTGTACCATACTCCCAACCCAAGAAAACGTGAATTTGGATACAAGCTTAAATCACAATTCGTTCAATATTAGATCCTTACATTGAATTCGTTTGTCAACAGTACTTCAAAACTTTTCCAAGGGCAATATAACTCAGTTGTATAAACAACCCATATATTGAAAAACTATACAATTAATACACATGATTTTTAATTGTAATTAACTTTCTTCGTAATTTTGAACATGTACTCTATTTTGGTTACACAAGAGGTTCAAGTGCatgattttaaaataaatgaggtaTATCTGCAGTCGAATAATATTATGGAGAGCACATAAAGTTTATATCATAGGTAAGGGTTAAAAAATCTTACAGATGTTGTCGCTAAATCATCAGCAAGACGAATAATTGTAGCAGACCAACGAATAATGTCAGGGTACTTGCTTAAGTATTCCAGCGCCTCTTTGGTAATTGGATTGGTGACAAAGAAGAATGCATTGAATACTATAACAAGACTTCCAACTGAAATCCATGCATTATCCATGTATTCTTCCAGAGTTGGTATATACCCTTTGTAGTACCATCTTGCTTCTTGTAAGTAAGCTTTGCACAAATCTCCCCACTAATTATTAATAAAAATAAGCAGATTAAtggttttttttttggggggggggggggggtgggggaCAAAAGAATGAATTAAGAAATTAAAATACATGATGAGGAGAAAAGATTCAAAATagaaaaaagtatatatatttactgatttttgaagGTAGGGTATGATGTTGATCCCTTGCTCTTTGAGTACTTCATAGGCAATTTCAGTGAGAGTGTTGAAGAGTGCAAGGTAACATACTTTCATATAGTCTGGAAGATGGTCAATCGCTTTTAGGTCCATTCTGAATGTAAAAAAATCAAATGAGGAAGGGCTATTAACAAAACTAATAAAGGTGTAACAACTAAGAGAAGCGTACATATATCTCTTATTAAGTAAAGAGTGAAAATACAATTAGAGAATTGATGAACATGCGTGAATTCAAAGCAGAAAAGCTATAAATAGTCCTTTCATGAAATTAAAAGGTAAATATAAACTCgtcatttgttcatcattttGGGACATGCAATTATATAAATCAAGTAGTGGTTAGTGTTAAGCATGAAATTCAAAATATCTAACAAGAGTATTCAAGATTAACTCTTCATCATGTTTATACTGGTTATATATTAGTACATAGAGTTAACCTTTATATATCTTCGTAAAAAGATAATTACTTCTCATGATGATAATTAAAGAAGGAAGTAATTTCCGTCAGTAAATTATAAAAATGAAACAAATTGATAAATCTACATGCACAAAGTTTACAGACATAGTGACTAATTTCTGACCTTTCAACAGCACGAGTGAAGAGTTCCAACTCATCAAGAGTGCCATAGACATCATAAATATCATCTATAACTGTAGCCATAGCAGTGACCCTTGTCAACAGTGTTCGGCAGAGCTGGTTCTTTTGAGGTTCAAACATCATCCCCGCTATCCATAAGAAAGCTTCAACAATTCTATCCCTCGTAAATGGCAATCTTTGTGCAAGGCATGAGTTCTTCCACCACCTTAATTTACATGAAATTTAATGTGTTAGATACCCTGGATCTCGGATTTAACTTATATCCACAGGCCGTATAATATACAAAATTACACTATCAGTGTGTTTGACATGTCTGTATATCTAATATATGTCTGTATATCCACAGGCCGTATAATATACAAAATTACGCTGTCAGTGTGTTTGACATGTTAAGTTAGTAATTTTATGGGTAGTTAGTTACTTATCAAATTAAATGACCTGATAGTCATGTAAAAAACTTTTACATTATCAATACTCGATCGATCTCTCACCTTGATAGATTTCTTAAATCTTCTTGGTGTGTTGCTTGAACAATGTTGAAGTCCAACTTAGCAAGTTCCAGCAGAAGAGGATTAGCATTTGGCATTTTCTCATAAATGTTTATATACCACCTTGTCTCAACTCTCAACATCATCCAATGCAAAGGAAGTTCCAGGGCATGGCGCACTAGTGTGACTGTCACATCGTCTTCATCATATATTTGATTGTTCAGATAATTCTGTAGATGAGATTTTGCAAATATATTGGCGCACTCTAGAAAAGTGCTTTCAGTTTCGGTAGAGAGAAATGAAGCTTCATATAATTGTAACAACCCTTTTATATTTTTACAGAGACTTTGCTTGAGGTTACCCTGCTCATCCTTGAAATCGTTCAATATATCTAAAATACGAGAGTAAGAAATTAAATGGTGGTCAAAACATGCATAAATTTGACCAAATATcagaacatatatatatataaaagaagaagaaaattagtTTGGCAAAAAGCAGTACCTTGAGAGATATGAAAACCATGTTGTCTCAAGAGTCTAAATTTCAAGGCTGTGGCGTATAATGAATCTCCTGAGGATGCATTTAGGTATATGCTCCTCAAAATTTGCATGATTTCATCGTTGAAGTGGTAACTTACTCCAAGCCTTTGTAAATTATCAATTAGCTCCAACTTATCTAATTCTTCTGATCCCTCATTAATCATTATCATCATcttctccttcatttccttctTCAGTTTGTTAAACCGTTTGATATACTTCTCTCCCTACGCAAAGGTTACAAATCACATTAATTTATCTGAGTGATACGACGATATTCATATGTGCTGATTTTTTAATAACAAGAACAAAGTCGTGCTAAACATATGTAATTACCACATAATCATTGTGTATGGACTGAATATATTCAAAATCCCACGTGGTGGGTTCGTAATTCCCTGAACGCCTAATGGGATTAAGATCTGAAGATGATGACTGATTAGTGGAAATAGTAGAGTGATTAAGTGGTGGTTCAGCCTTAGAATGGCAGGATATTGTTGATGATTTTCCAGGGGTAAAAGAGGGAAAACAGGTATTAGGTGGAGGTCTTCTGGAGGTAGCCATGGGTAGCAGTATCCCTACGTTGGTGAATAACATTGCCTCCATTGATATATTCAATTCAATGTCTCTAAAACAtcttatatttatatatatggaCGTGTTATGTTCATTATTTTTTCTTCCGGGATTAGTGGGGACCACTCCACAAGCACAATTATGATTTAGTTTGCGTCTGAAATTAAAGTCTGATTAGCAAAATATATCGATGACTCAAATACTCCAATAAGTAAGATTTGCTAAATCTTTCGTGGCTAACTACCAAATGTAAATGTTTTTAGGGAAAAGGGATGAACAGTTTTGATTTGAGGCTTTACGATCAACTAAGAAAAGAGAGCATATCTCAAGGAAAAAGACCTATTTGTATCTTTGCACTAAATTAATTCATTATCATAGTAATAATGTTTCATGTGAATTATATGAACAAATAATTCATGATAACTGACTTCACAATTAAGTCTTGAATTTCCATTTTGAAATCTGAGTACTTGGTGAAAATGGAACATCATTAGGAAAATGCAGATTAATTTGTATTAGTACTCTATTGGTCTCAAATTAAAGTACAATTAGgagatgtttttttttctttcaaaaagataaaaataaaatctaTGTACATTAAAGGATCAGGAAAAAGAGAGCATTGATATCAGTAGACTGTAAGCTTTTATTGATTGATCTGATAGAGCACTTAAAGAAAGCACAAGAAGACTCTTTTGCATTATTATAGACACTTCGCATAATATTAATATCACATGTTTCTCCTTTTTTGCGTTTGAGTTTCTGTTTCTCCACGACAAATCTAACGTAAATCATCAaagtatattttatttattttatctgGTAAAAACATGTTTTTAATGGGTAACCATGGCAAGATAAGAGCAAATCTTATTCGATGCTGACAACATGTTAGGAATCGAAGCTTTATAAATTTCAGAACTTAATGATGATTCCATGAAGAATTGGAAAGCAAAGGAAGCTGAAATTGTGAAGAATCAGGACACAAACGAGGTGAATGTCTTCTGTCCAAACAAAGCACATGTATAAGAGATTTGGGATTTGGACTCTTTTCACAATTGGGCTCCAGGTGTTTTTTGGGCTCAAAGTGCTTGTGCTGCTGATTGTTGATCTATTTTTATTGGGCCCAAATTCGTCTGAAGCCTCTTGGGCATGTTATAGAAGAAGACAAGACAACGCGTGCAGATTTCTTGGTTATTGTAGATAAATTATTCTTTCTGTTTCTGTCCAATAATTTTGTTATAGAATAGTTAATAGTCATAGGCCAAGTGACATAGTTAGTTTATTTGTATATAAGGACAAGTTCTGTACAGATCTCAATCAATCAAATATACAAAAAATTCTCTCAATCACATCTTCATTCTCTTATTCttctaacatggtatcagagctttagtgCTCGATTCTTCTTCAATCCATTTTTTTTGGTTATATCCTAATCAACCATGGGAGACCAAGTCGAGCTCCCTTCAGCATCTGTCACAGCAACCAGTTCTCCTCAGATGGGAACAACTGCTTCTGCACTTCTTGACTCCTCACATTCCTTTTACCTCCACCCTTCTGATTCACCTGGAATGTTTCTTGTTAATTCTCCTTTTGATGGAAGAGGATATGGGGGTTGGAGAAGGGGAATGCTCATAGCTTTGTCTGCCAAGAATAAAGTAGGACTCATTGATGGAACCTTCATCCCAAAATCTCTTCTGATGACTTCAAGTCTTTGACCCATTATAATGACATGGTCATTTCTTGGCTATTAAACTCTCTTTCCAAGGCTGCCAAGAAAATCTGGGATGAGCTTGAAGAAAGGTTTGGTCAGAGTAGTGGACCACAACTTTATCACATACAAAAGGAGATCAGTGAGTCAACACAAGGAAATTTGGACATAGCAGGATATTATGCTAAGCTGAAAAGGATGTGGGATGAATTGGACAGTCTGGATATATGCCAACACTGTACCTGTGACGGTAGTTGTGGTGGTAAACTCAAAAACTACAAATCTCAACAGGATAGCAGATTAATTCAGTTCCTTATGGGACTGAATGACACTTATGCAGCACCTAGAAGCAATCTACTTCTGCTATCTCCTTTGCCTTCACTGAATCATACCTACTCCTTGCTTATTAGAGATGAGAAGCAAAGAGAAGTACAGATCTCTCATCATCCAGCTGAAAGTGCCTTTGTTGCAGCTCAATAGTACTATGgagtgtcacacctccatttttaCACGCTGGAGGGTatatatagggagtttttccaattaaagtgacattattcgaaatgagattatttatttattttattcagagtcgccacttgggatggtttgttttctagtgtcccaagtcaccggtttattttaaaatcccaaatcgaggaaattcgattTTCCTTTTGaaatctgcgaaccagaaattctaagtaaggaattttgttaacccgggagaaggtgttaggcattcccgagttctgcgGTTCTAGCACGATCACTTAAACCATTATAATTgacatattatctgattttaatacatgttttagcctatgggacaattttaaattattaactgcttttaattaattttaaagaagaCTTAACATCGTCTAAAACATATCCTTGGACTGCACCACaagaaatgcacccgcaatccgaaacacattttattcgacgttattaagatttggatttgggtcacatgaaatgcgcacccgagtttaggaaggtaatattattaaaacacacgcctaaagcaactacgcgttttttattttgcgagggccatggaaattttttagatggcgcgcctcgaattctaagggttttaaaaaaataatttaaccGAGGACCACGCatttgggattttatttggcgcggcgcacctcaattctATTTTTGAAAGGGTATTTAAACTAACACTAGAGGGCCATAATCTATTTGTGCTATTAAATATGGCTCACCTCAATTATTAAGGAACTTGGTCAATTGATTAGAGGACATGCAGAATTTCCAATCGTTAATGAGAAAATTTAAACTCAGAATAGGTCATGGATCCATTGTTCCCCGGGGCCATTTCGTCAATAATCAAGAGACCAAGAATAGGCTCCAACGTGAAGTCCAAAACTAGGAGTACCCAGTAAAGAAAACTCGGCACACATGGGCCGACATTATAGCCCAAGTCATTGTCTCAAATACCAATCGACGCAGGAAGCCCAATTGTAATGAGAAATTTAAAGTTTGGACAAAACAACTACTAATCAACATGCTATTCCATCAATTACAATCATCCAACTGAACTTCACAAAGAgcagttttttaaaaaaacttcatACATACGCTGGATTCTGATCTTACACACTAGTCCACTTAAGAAAACTTCATGGTTTCAACAAAaataaatgtaaaaaaaaaaactagactAGGCCAAGGCACTCCCAACACAAAACCAAGATTCACTTCCATTTGAGACTCTCATTGAACAAAATCATTACACGAACAAAAGTGAAAATGTTGACACAAAACTCTTGAAATTGTGAAACTATACTTCAGGCTATAAGAAAACAGGTTTGCAAAACTAGATGGAAAAACAGATTGTGAACCAATTGTGTTGGACATACAAAAAATTGGACCAAACTAGTGGAAACAGTCTTTAAACCAAACTTTGAACCAGCCAAGGTAACAAATGAAATGCAGCAAACCAAAGAACACCCTAAACTTTGAACCGAACTTTGAAAACCAACCAAACTCAGATTATTTTAGCTCAAGAAAGATCAGAAATCATCTTCATAGATTGAAAACTTAAGAAATCACAAAAGGAacccaatgaaacagtaatttttttcaattttttcagttgtttatgatttttttcagaatttttatcTCTTGAAGCTCTCCCCTTTAATGAATGGAGAATGAGCTTATATAGGCATGCCTAGGGCTGCCCTAATGCAACTAGCCAATTCCCCATTTACCCTCCCTTCCTTAGTTATTTTCTTTACCCTTCTAACCCTCTTTCAAAAATATCTCACACTTCAGCTCTTATCTTATTCTTTAGAACCTTCTATTCTAACAGAATTTGATTCCCTCACACCCTAAAATCCCTAAATTGACCTCTGACCAACTAGTTATTACAACCTCTGCCCCTTCCTTTGAGACCCCTCTAAGTTTCTAGACTTACAATTAACCCCTCTATAGATCCATGAAGAATGACAAACAGGACTACTCAAACACAAAGGGCTTCAATCAGATCAAAATAAACTCTCAAAAACTCAGAAAACTTTGACAATTTCAAAAGTTGAAAACGAGCTTGCCATGAACCAAACACAATGCAAACTTCACAGAATTGTTAAGCCAATTAATACAAGCTCACAACATTTTAACAGAAATAAAATTCGCCAAACCTATTCCAATAAaactaaacatgatttaaacagCTTTAAACATCCAAATTAACTGATACAAATGCATGAAATTTCAATGACTAGTGGCTTAACTAAAATAATCCGAAGAAGAAAAAGGCAAAAGAAACTAAACTACACTAGGTCGGCTCTTGCAGAGCAAAGACAAACTTAACCATAGAGAGGAGAAGAACAGGAACACAAATAACAGCACAGAGTTGTACCTGAGAGCAGTATTAAGGGCAAATCTCGTTGAATTGGAACCAATGGCGGGGACTATCTCGAAATGGCCGAAAATTGAGAATAATCATTTGTTCTTTGACAAAAACAACTAATTAGCCTTTATTTCCGGCTAATTCGAGACTTGCAAATCACTCGGAGACTTTGTGGATTCAAAACTTGGGGTCAGTACCGAGGTTTTTTTTCTAGGGTTTAGCCGTGAAGTTACACTGAACGGAAGTCGTGGATAGGGCAATTTCAGTTCTGAATGATTTGGGGAAAATTAGGTTTTAGGTCTAATTTTCGATCCAATATTCGAGCCAAACTAGGGGGATTCGAGGGACATGGTTTAAGGATTTGAGGAGTGGACGTAATGAGGATTCCGGGGTGTATTTTTGGTGGtatttggaggtggcgccgccaccctaAGGCGGCGTGGGAATGGTGGCGGCGGATTTAGGGTTTCAATTCTCTAAAGAAGGGGTGTGAGAGAGAGACGATGAGAGGTTGGGTGGGCTTTGTTCGGACAGTTATATAATACATGATCCCCACTTCTCAGCCGTCTGATCAAACAACATCGACGGCTGAGATCGAGACTTAAGAAAATGTGGCCATTTGGATAGGGGGAGTGTTGGACCGGTTTATAGGCGGGTTTGGGCTTGATTTTACCCGGGTTTAAGGCAAAATTATTTGGGCTTGGGGAATTTAATCTAAAATGGCCAAAAATGGCCTCTTTATTAAAGGTTCTTcttccttctctcttttttcattttaaaatttattaattacaaaattaaacaaaaatacaaatctGATTTAAATTCTACAACTAAATTCATAAAC
Proteins encoded in this window:
- the LOC138872924 gene encoding uncharacterized protein: MVISWLLNSLSKAAKKIWDELEERFGQSSGPQLYHIQKEISESTQGNLDIAGYYAKLKRMWDELDSLDICQHCTCDGSCGGKLKNYKSQQDSRLIQFLMGLNDTYAAPRSNLLLLSPLPSLNHTYSLLIRDEKQREVQISHHPAESAFVAAQ
- the LOC104238653 gene encoding (-)-camphene/tricyclene synthase, chloroplastic-like, producing MATSRRPPPNTCFPSFTPGKSSTISCHSKAEPPLNHSTISTNQSSSSDLNPIRRSGNYEPTTWDFEYIQSIHNDYVGEKYIKRFNKLKKEMKEKMMIMINEGSEELDKLELIDNLQRLGVSYHFNDEIMQILRSIYLNASSGDSLYATALKFRLLRQHGFHISQDILNDFKDEQGNLKQSLCKNIKGLLQLYEASFLSTETESTFLECANIFAKSHLQNYLNNQIYDEDDVTVTLVRHALELPLHWMMLRVETRWYINIYEKMPNANPLLLELAKLDFNIVQATHQEDLRNLSRWWKNSCLAQRLPFTRDRIVEAFLWIAGMMFEPQKNQLCRTLLTRVTAMATVIDDIYDVYGTLDELELFTRAVERMDLKAIDHLPDYMKVCYLALFNTLTEIAYEVLKEQGINIIPYLQKSWGDLCKAYLQEARWYYKGYIPTLEEYMDNAWISVGSLVIVFNAFFFVTNPITKEALEYLSKYPDIIRWSATIIRLADDLATTSDEMKRGDVAKSIQCYMNEKGVSEEDARKHISSLINETWKLINTAQRENSIFSEAFIRCGVNIARTGQSIYQYGDGHGIQNSMIENRNSELFFEPIKISVP